Proteins from one Gossypium raimondii isolate GPD5lz chromosome 8, ASM2569854v1, whole genome shotgun sequence genomic window:
- the LOC105793394 gene encoding LOW QUALITY PROTEIN: ATP synthase subunit delta', mitochondrial (The sequence of the model RefSeq protein was modified relative to this genomic sequence to represent the inferred CDS: inserted 1 base in 1 codon): protein KPSRIHRHQKKASDHVPASVEVSPHTYLQDSNFIESWSKVIPNLDPPKTSSALFTPCPAKEVDMVIVPATTGHMAVLPRHVPTIAELKPDVLSVHEVKDVTKYLLCSATNFVSDIITVEAVPTXTALSLAEFTQNLGSATTDLEKAEAQIGVDVHSALNSGITG, encoded by the exons AAACCTAGTAGGATCCACCGCCACCAAAAGAAAGCGTCTGACCATGTTCCCGCAAGCGTCGAGGTTTCTCCGCACACGTACCTGCAAGATTCCAACTTCATCGAATCATGGAGCAAAGTTATACCCAATTTGGACCCTCCCAAGACTTCATCTGCTCTCTTCACCCCTTGCCCCGCAAAAGAG GTCGACATGGTAATAGTTCCTGCAACAACTGGGCATATGGCTGTTTTGCCTAGGCATGTACCTACAATTGCTGAACTCAAACCTGATGTCTTGTCGGTGCATGAAGTGAAGGATGTAACAAAATATTTGCTCTGCAGTGCCACCAACTTTGTTTCTGATATTATTACTGTGGAAGCAGTGCCCA CGACCGCATTGAGTCTGGCTGAGTTCACCCAAAACCTTGGCTCAGCCACTACTGATTTGGAGAAAGCTGAAGCCCAAATTGGCGTTGACGTTCACAGTGCACTCAACTCTGGTATTACAGGCTAA
- the LOC105791980 gene encoding lon protease homolog 2, peroxisomal, translating into MAESVELPGRLAILPFRNKVLLPGAFIRIRCTSHSSVKLVEQELWQREEKGLIGILPVRDAAEMTSMDSVLSQGVGSESGERSSKVQISTSDAHKVDGKSHPEVIHWHKRGVAARALHLSRGVEKPSGRVTYIVVLEGLCRFNVEELSTRGPYCTAKISSLEMTKAEMEQVEQDPDFVTLSRQFKATAMELISVLEQKQKTGGRIKVLLETLPLHKLADIFVASFEMSLEEQLSMLDSVDPKVRLSKATELVDRHLQSIRVAEKITQKVEGQLSKSQKEFLLRQQMRAIKEELGDNDDDEDDLAALERKMQSAGMPSNIWKHAQRELRRLKKMPPQQPGYNSSRVYLELLADLPWQKASEEQELDLKAAKDRLDCDHYGLSKVKQRIIEYLAVRKLKPDARGPVLCFVGPPGVGKTSLASSIAAALGRKFVRISLGGVKDEADIRGHRRTYIGSMPGRLIDGLKRVAVCNPVMLLDEIDKTGSDVRGDPASALLEVLDPEQNKSFNDHYLNVPYDLSKVIFVATANRVQPIPPPLLDRMEVIELPGYTAEEKLRIAMQHLIPRVLDQHGLNSEYLQIPEAMVKLVIQRYTREAGVRNLERNLAALARAAAVRVAEQEQAVSVSKDVHKLASPLLDNRLAEGAEMEMEVLPMGVNNNEISTAFKISSRLVVDEAMLEKILGPPRFDDREAADRVATPGVSVGLVWTNFGGEVQFVEATAMIGNGELHLTGQLGDVIKESAKIALTWVRARAADLKLAPAEEKNVLQGRDIHIHFPAGAVPKDGPSAGVTLVTALVSLFSQKCVRADTAMTGEMTLRGLVLPVGGIKDKILAAHRHGIKRVILPERNLKDLVEVPASVLSNLEILLAKRMEDVLEQAFDGGSPWRQHSKL; encoded by the exons TGTGAAATTGGTGGAGCAAGAGTTATGGCAGCGAGAAGAGAAAGGATTAATTGGGATTCTTCCAGTTCGAGATGCTGCTGAGATGACTTCGATGGATTCTGTGTTATCTCAAG GTGTAGGAAGTGAATCTGGAGAGCGGAGCTCAAAAGTTCAGATTAGCACATCAGATGCTCACAAGGTTGATGGGAAAAGCCACCCTGAAGTTATTCATTGGCATAAAAG GGGTGTGGCTGCACGTGCTTTGCATCTGTCAAGAGGAGTGGAGAAACCGAGTGGGAGGGTCACGTACATTGTGGTCCTTGAAGGTTTATGCAGATTCAATGTAGAGGAACTTAGCACACGAGGACCTTACTGCACTGCAAAGATATCTTCACTTGAGATGACTAAGGCTG AGATGGAGCAAGTGGAGCAAGATCCAGATTTTGTAACATTGTCTCGACAATTCAAAGCAACTGCTATGGAGCTTATTTCTGTTCTTGAGCAG AAACAAAAAACTGGTGGAAGAATAAAAGTTCTTTTGGAGACACTTCCTCTTCACAAATTGGCTGATATATTTGTTGCTAGCTTTGAGATGAGTCTTGAAGAGCAGCTCTCTATGTTGGATTCTGTTGATCCTAAAGTAAGGCTTTCAAAAGCTACTGAGTTAGTTGACAGGCATCTACAG TCAATACGTGTAGCAGAGAAGATTACACAAAAGGTTGAAGGGCAATTGTCAAAATCACAGAAGGAGTTTCTTTTGCGACAACAG ATGAGGGCCATAAAAGAGGAGCTTGGAgacaatgatgatgatgaggatgATTTGGCTGCCTTGGAAAGAAAGATGCAGAGTGCGGGGATGCCTTCAAATATCTGGAAGCATGCACAGAGGGAGTTGAG GAGGCTTAAGAAAATGCCACCGCAACAACCTGGATACAATAGTTCACGTGTCTACTTGGAGCTTCTTGCTGATCTGCCTTGGCAAAAGGCCAGTGAGGAACAGGAATTGGACCTGAAGGCTGCGAAAGACCGTCTGGACTGTGACCATTATGGTTTATCCAAGGTCAAGCAACGGATAATTGAATATCTGGCTGTTCGGAAG CTTAAGCCAGATGCAAGGGGTCCAGTTCTGTGCTTTGTTGGGCCACCAGGTGTTGGGAAAACATCATTAGCATCATCGATCGCCGCTGCTTTGGGAAGAAAATTTGTGCGCATATCTTTGGGTGGTGTCAAGGATGAGGCTGATATCCGAGGGCATAGGAGAACATATATTGGAAGTATGCCTGGGCGTCTTATTGATGGGTTAAAG AGAGTAGCTGTTTGCAACCCAGTCATGCTATTGGACGAGATTGACAAGACAGGTTCTGATGTGCGTGGTGATCCAGCTTCAGCTCTACTGGAGGTTCTTGATCCGGAGCAGAATAAATCTTTCAACGACCA CTATTTGAATGTGCCATATGACCTTTCAAAGGTGATTTTTGTGGCTACTGCAAATAGGGTGCAGCCTATTCCTCCTCCACTCTTGGACAGGATGGAAGTCATTGAGCTGCCTGGATATACCGCTGAAGAAAAGCTAAGAATAGCCATGCAACATTTGATTCCACGAGTTTTGGATCAGCATGGATTGAATTCTGAGTACCTTCAAATTCCGGAG GCCATGGTTAAACTTGTTATTCAGAGGTACACCAGGGAAGCTGGTGTCCGGAATCTCGAAAGGAACTTGGCTGCTTTGGCTCGCGCTGCTGCTGTAAGAGTTGCTGAACAAGAACAGGCTGTCTCAGTTAGCAAAGATGTTCATAAGCTAGCTTCTCCTCTGCTGGATAACAGGCTTGCTGAGGGAGCTGAGATGGAAATGGAAGTCCTTCCAATGGGTGTGAATAATAATGAGATATCAACTGCATTCAAAATTTCCTCACGTTTAGTTGTTGATGAGGCTATGCTGGAAAAAATATTGGGG CCTCCTAGGTTTGATGACCGAGAAGCTGCAGATCGTGTTGCCACTCCCGGAGTATCTGTTGGGCTTGTTTGGACCAATTTCGGAGGAGAGGTTCAGTTTGTGGAGGCTACAGCAATGATTGGAAATGGTGAATTACATCTTACTGGGCAACTTGGTGATGTTATTAAAGAATCTGCTAAAATAGCATTGACATGG GTGAGAGCCAGGGCAGCAGATCTTAAGTTGGCACCTGCAGAGGAAAAAAATGTGCTGCAGGGTAGAGATATTCATATACATTTTCCAGCTGGGGCTGTACCAAAGGATGGGCCATCAGCCGGTGTGACGCTTGTAACGGCACTGGTTTCTTTGTTTAGTCAGAAATGTGTAAGAGCAGATACCGCAATGACTGGAGAAATGACACTGAGAGGTCTTGTGTTACCTGTCGGTGGTATTAAGGATAAG ATACTAGCAGCACACCGTCATGGTATCAAGAGAGTTATTCTACCAGAGAGAAATCTAAAGGACTTAGTTGAAGTACCTGCGTCTGTGCTTTCCAACCTAGAG ATTCTGCTGGCCAAGCGAATGGAAGATGTGTTGGAGCAGGCGTTTGATGGGGGATCCCCATGGAGACAACACTCAAAATTATGA